From one Montipora capricornis isolate CH-2021 chromosome 10, ASM3666992v2, whole genome shotgun sequence genomic stretch:
- the LOC138019556 gene encoding DNA replication complex GINS protein PSF3-like: MAADGPALRPRPSSELDYFDLDDIIATQGRIPSTLEVQIYNLGFLDPSSEGNDLQSGTKLELPFWLAKELCNRRRKIVSVEIPRAYKDGYREIFKADASVVDLHRLGPYFYEYGTKLLHFDFEENSQMASSLQETFIKRFRKIMDSSQHSAHQDATFLTSKLDHIERQVFTAGRKGVQDFLQWEAGNTGKLTTSETVVNHKKRKRSMLE; encoded by the exons ATGGCGGCTGATGGGCCAGCACTTCGGCCCCGACCAAGTTCAGAACTGGATTATTTTGATCTCGACGACATTATAGCTACGCAAGGAAGAATTCCTTCTACTTTGGAAGTTCAGATTTATAATCTTGGATTCTTAGATCCGAGTTCGGAGGGAAATGATCTCCAGTCCGGAACAAAACTAGAGTTGCCATTTTGGTTGGCAAAAGAACTTTGTAACCGAAGAAGAAAGATAGTTTCTGTGGAAATCCCTAGAGCGTATAAAGACGGATACAGGGAAATTTTTAAAGCTGATGCTAGTGTTGTGGACCTCCATCGACTTGGACCTTATTTCTACGAATATGGGACAAAATTGTTACATTTTGACTTTGAGGAAAATTCTCAAATGGCTTCATCTTTGCAAGAG ACGTTCATCAAGAGGTTTCGAAAAATAATGGATTCTTCTCAACATTCTGCTCATCAAGATGCTACATTCTTAACCAGCAAGCTTGATCACATTGAAAGACAAGTTTTTACAGCAGGTCGTAAGGGAGTTCAAGATTTTCTTCAATGGGAAGCTGGAAACACAGGAAAACTCACCACTTCTGAAACTGTTGTCAACCACAAGAAACGCAAAAGGTCCATGCTTGAATGA